In Microplitis mediator isolate UGA2020A chromosome 2, iyMicMedi2.1, whole genome shotgun sequence, a single window of DNA contains:
- the LOC130663928 gene encoding uncharacterized protein LOC130663928 — MKTEERVEKSTDVLTKKASNNIKYSNLTAALITFCCLLPEYDIVNIIFMILDRRHCSQPGVLIGMFISVSVTIMSYAPCGNIIDWEKRCKFIHLIGIKHVILSVLMLSTQYVSFFRPERDVITIYRWRGPLGQLLASMTVSFAIVSVVIKVLFWVCRRFKVIEWFLMVLMTTFQKNSLECPHCQAEIPFASMKVE, encoded by the exons ATGAAGACTGAAGAACGTGTTGAGAAAAGCACAGATGTGCTCACTAAGAAAGCttctaataatataaaatatagtaATCTCACGGCCGCTCTTATTACCTTCTGCT GTTTGTTGCCGGAATATGATATTGTAAACATTATCTTCATGATATTAGATCGCAGACATTGTTCACAACCTGGAGTACTGATAGGTATGTTCATATCTGTTTCTGTAACGATAATGTCATATGCTCCATGTGGTAATATAATAGACTGGGAAAAAAGATGCAAATTTATCCATCTGATCGG CATAAAACACGTAATCTTGTCTGTACTCATGCTTTCAACTCAGTACGTATCGTTCTTCAGGCCCGAAAGAGATGTGATAACAATATATAGATGGAGAGGCCCATTAGGACAGTTATTAGCAAGCATGACAGTTAGTTTTGCTATTGTATCTGTTGTAATTAAAGTTCTATTTTGGGTATGTCGTAGATTTAAAGTAATAGAGTGGTTTCTGATGGTCTTAATGACCACTTTTCAAAAGAATTCTTTGGAATGCCCTCATTGTCAAGCTGAGATTCCATTTGCTTCGATGAAAGTCGAATGA
- the LOC130663927 gene encoding uncharacterized protein LOC130663927 produces the protein MNKLSGTMKAEERIENSTNELTKKTSNEQKLDLSIIIKHLLFVSFMEVFLMLVVYWMKSDDEEAYSMYGLILGFSMSVTFSAIPYSPCAGLEDWKYRRKYFSLLGMREILMIALSLLSLYMFFYIDDEDIIRACEWECPLRQLIYCATFSLVFISAGFDVLFWVFSKFKIIKKLIIFLMSIIPDNSPICPQCQNKISTSSIKVQ, from the exons atgaataagTTAAGTGGGACAATGAAGGCTGAAGAACGTATTGAAAACAGCACAAATGAGCTCACTAAGAAAACTTCTAATGAGCAAAAATTAGATCTTTCCATAATCATAAAGCATCTTCTTTTCGTAA GTTTTATGGAAGTTTTTCTTATGCTCGTTGTGTACTGGATGAAATCAGATGACGAAGAAGCTTATTCTATGTATGGTCTAATACTGGGTTTTTCTATGTCTGTTACTTTCTCGGCAATACCATATTCTCCTTGTGCCGGTCTAGAAGACTGGAAATATCGACGTAAATATTTCTCACTACTTGG CATGAGAGAAATACTCATGATTGCCTTGTCATTGTTAAGTCTGTACATGTTCTTCTACATCGACGATGAGGACATTATAAGGGCATGTGAATGGGAATGCCCATTACGACAGTTAATATATTGTGCAACATTTAGTTTAGTTTTTATATCTGCCGGCTTCGACGTGCTATTTTGGGTGTTttctaaattcaaaataatcaagaaattaataatatttttaatgtctaTCATTCCTGATAACTCTCCGATATGCCCGCAATGTCAAAATAAGATTTCAACTTCTTCGATTAAAGTCCAATAA
- the LOC130664195 gene encoding uncharacterized protein LOC130664195, with protein MQKSSKQRSRMQESRIRQSEFENVIIKAHDLNRAIESQDEDYINNLTTLNFKINNTHRDVGNTLRTAVRVGNYRIFKKLIELGADIHQRIPASERPILYDAVESGNYDIIKYMVENGVDINVRWEVSYRPCYETALTLAVQRANMKVVKLLLDNNANVNIKSRDGVTPITLAVTNKDNDAMDAFIKYAPDLFCTIEVSGRTTTIFHFAIWFGNWKMLYEWLFEFADTIDVNNNNNNNNYINLFTFFKSQLLLHYALTRNNRDVDTMSYLLDVGVDVNALDSDNKLAIESSFKLGYYPHDISTIKLHIVKLIAAGFYVCDRNIKAVSTGEFDHYLAECRSEVEKMKKNKIEGSNITFMEVLHENIYYLVHYMMFVDLVSILKREPSEPIFPEYPIYDNMLFYKLLRVFKRVSCIKDSKEIIYNIFYELQLPDTFIRKLYFCLSNNDLEKIIQPSHEKKRVRHLMNFHRRKPKTVQPPVRRW; from the coding sequence ATGCAAAAATCAAGCAAGCAAAGATCGAGAATGCAAGAATCAAGAATACGACAATCTGAATTCGAAAATGTAATCATCAAAGCCCATGATCTCAATCGCGCTATTGAATCTCAAGACGAagattacataaataatttaacaaccTTAAATTTCAAGATTAATAATACACACCGAGATGTTGGGAATACTCTACGTACAGCTGTGCGAGTCGGGAattatcgaattttcaaaaagttaataGAACTTGGTGCTGATATACACCAACGAATTCCAGCATCTGAACGACCGATATTATACGATGCCGTAGAATCTGGAAATTACGATATTATCAAATATATGGTAGAAAATGGCGTAGATATTAATGTCAGGTGGGAAGTTTCTTATCGGCCCTGTTATGAAACTGCATTGACCCTTGCCGTCCAGAGAGCAAATATGAAGGTCGTAAAATTATTACTAGATAACAATGCTAACGTTAATATTAAATCTAGAGATGGAGTCACTCCTATCACCCTTGCTGTTACGAATAAAGACAATGATGCCATGGatgcatttataaaatatgcgCCTGATCTTTTTTGTACAATAGAAGTCAGTGGTAGGACTAcaacaatttttcatttcgcTATTTGGTTTGGAAATTGGAAAATGTTATATGAGTGGCTATTTGAATTTGCCGATACGAttgatgttaataataataataataataataattatattaatttgtttacaTTCTTCAAATCCCAATTGTTACTTCATTACGCTCTCACAAGAAACAATCGCGATGTAGATACTATGAGTTATCTGCTTGATGTCGGTGTTGATGTTAATGCTCTGGATTCTGATAATAAATTAGCTATCGAGTCTTCGTTCAAATTAGGATATTATCCACATGATATTTCAACTATTAAGCTACACATCGTAAAATTAATAGCTGCGGGTTTTTACGTATGTGATCGAAACATTAAAGCTGTTAGTACAGGAGAATTCGATCATTATTTAGCTGAGTGTCGgtcagaagttgaaaaaatgaaaaaaaataaaatagaaggCAGTAATATCACATTTATGGAGGTTTtacatgaaaatatttattacttggTACATTACATGATGTTTGTTGATTTGGTGAGTATACTCAAACGTGAACCTAGTGAACCTATTTTCCCAGAGTATCCTATATATGACAATAtgcttttttataaattgctAAGAGTTTTTAAAAGAGTTAGTTGCATAAAGGATTCTaaggaaattatttataacatattttatgaattacaaCTTCCAGATACTTTTATCAGAAAATTGTATTTCTGCTTGTCAAATAatgatttagaaaaaattattcaaccCTCACATGAAAAAAAGAGGGTACGACATTTAATGAACTTTCACCGTAGAAAGCCAAAGACCGTTCAGCCTCCGGTAAGGAGATGGTAG